DNA from Chloroherpetonaceae bacterium:
CAAAGCTCGATCAAATTTTACGACATTGCCTTCAACTATATTAAGACCATTCCAATTCCCAAGTTCTTCGCTTCTGCTTAACAAGAGTTGCATCCCTAAGCAAATCCCAAGAACCGGCTTTTGAAGCTGAATGGCGTGAAAAATGGTGTCTTCAAAACTAGACTTCCGGAGCGCCTCAATCGCTTTCCCAAATGCACCAACTCCCGGAATAAGAATTTTATCGGCTATTAACGCTTCTTTTGGATGTTCACAAATTTTTGAATCGATTTTTAAGTACTCAAAAGCCTTTTGAACTGATTTAAGGTTACCTGCACCATAATCTAAAATGCCGATCATGTATCTGTTTGTATTTTATAACTGTTTAATTTTCTATAAAGCGTGCGCTCTGTAATGCCTAGTGCCTCCGCGGTTTTACGTTTATTCCCTAAGTTTTTCTTTAAGGTTTCGAGAATAGCATAACGCTCAAGCTCTTCAAGCGTTGGAGTTTTTCCTTCTACTCGGGCTTTTGTCGCAAATTCCTGCAATACGGTATGAAGCAAACTCTTCTTTAAAGAATCTTTTTCATTGACGATTTTTCCAATTTCGTTGGGCTCTGATAGTTCCAAGTTCGGTGGTTGAATTTGTAAGGGCGGGGAAATCATTTTTGTGATTGCATCGTTTTGCGAGTCACTGTTATACTTTGAAGAGAAAGTGTGCTTTTCACTCAATAATGCGGTCAAAGCAGATTTCACCTCCGACATATCCGTTTGAAGTTGCAATAAAGCGCGTAGAATCAACTCTTGTTGGTTTCCAGCATCTTGTGAATGAAAGTTTTGAAGCGACTCCCAATAAAGAGATTGAGGAACGAGTTCTTCTCTCTTGGAAAGAGAAGTTGTACTATGAGCAGCTAATAACTTTGAACCATTCGAAATCGATTCACTCTTAGATTCAAGTGCTCGAAGCGAATTTTGAAAGTACTTCGATAAAACCTCGGAGGTGATTTTCCCCTTGTTTTCTACAATCAAAAGTGATTCCAAAATGTTTCTAAGTTCTCGAACGTTACCCGGATATGTATAGCTTAATAAAGATTCAGTTCCTTCATTTGTAAAACCCGGGAATTTCAAACCGTGTTTTAGCTCAAAGTCTATAATGAATTTTTCCGCTAATGGCAAAATATCTTCTCTTCTTTCTCGAAGAGGAGGTAGTCGAAGTTCAACGGTTTTTAACCTGTAATACAAATCGCTCCGAAATTTTTTTTGTAAGATTTCAGCTTCTAATGAACGGTTTGTAGCAGCAATAATCCGAACATCACCCTTTAAGGTTTGAGATGATCCAACCCGTTGATATTCACCACTTTCCAAGACTCTCAGCAATTTCACTTGTGTTTCGAGAGGCATTTCACCAACTTCATCCAAAAACAATGTTCCGCCGTCAGCACTTTCAAAATGACCTTTTCTTAGCCCTGTCGCTCCGGTGAATGAGCCTTTTTCATGACCGAAGAGTTCTGATTCTAAGATGCTTTCTGCAATTGCGCCACAATTAATGGCGATATAAGGTTTTCGAACGCGGTTACTTTGTTGATGAATCCAGCGCGCGAGTATTTCCTTACCAGTCCCGCTTTCGCCGGTAATCAAAATTGTTGCATCTGTTTTGGCAACCTTAAAGGCAAGAAGAAAAATACGACGCACTTCACTTGAGGCAGTAATTATCCCTGAGTGTTCAAGTAAATGTAGAATATCTTGATCCATATAAATGATAATTAACCCTTGGTGCAATTTTTACTTTTATGAAAAATCAAAGTGCCAAAAAAGATGATTTCTTCCATAAATTTACATCAGAACCAAAAAGACCCCGTCTTAAGTTCTAATATACTATTCACCTTATGAAAGAGTTGCCAATGAGTTTACTAAATAAAGACAGAATCAATAACCTATGAAAATACCAGTTTCACTTAAGTTAATCTTGCTCCTTGCGCTTCTCTATTCTCCCATAAGCCTTAAGGCCAGCGGGGAAACTTTTCCGGCAGGACATTGGGCTTACGATGTCATTGAACAGTTGATTGTAAGAGGATACTTGCCCAAATTAGCCGATGCAGCAAAACCCTTTGAGCGCGTTGATGTAGCAAAGGCTCTAATTGCTACCGATAAATCTTTGATTGAAGATCGGGTCACGCTTTGGCTATTCAACAAATTGGAACAAGAATTAGAAAATGAAATTGAATGGCTCCGCGATGGCGTTTTTCCAGTTTCGGGGATTCGTTTAGGATTAAGACCTGAACTTATTACAGAGCAAAGAGAAGATGATTATGCTTGGAGAGAATCAACACCCAATGTCGCTGAAAATTTAGCTTTTGGAGCACGGGTCCGAAATCGCTTGCGAGCAGCATTTCATTTTGAAAAAGATTGGGTTGCGTATAGTTCAATGATTATTCAACAAGAAGGCGCGTTTGATTTGGTTCGTGCGAGAACATACGGAGGTAAACAAGCCTATTTTGAACAGGGTTTTATTGCATATCACGGAGATTTGTTTCGAGTCAAGTTTGGAAGGGATTATTTGAATTGGGGTTATGGAAGGCGAAGTTTGGTGATAAGCAATACAGCCGGGCCGATTGATCATCTCTTGCTGCAATTAAACACTCAAACCATTCGGGTGACTTACTTCGCCGCTCAATTAGATAAGTTTCAAATTATGAGTGATCAATTATTGCCGCTTGGTTCAGATACTGCTTTAGTGCAAAGTTTTGTAGAAAGGTATATGGTTGGTACCCGAGTCGATTTGAATTTAATTGCAAATTCAGTTCGCTTAGGGATTTGGCAAACAGTCATTTTTGATGGAAAGAATCGCTCGGCAGATTTTAGGAATTTCAACCCGATGATGATTTTTTATGGAACGCAGTCTAATGATAACCAAGAAACGAACCCCTCAATTGGAGCGGACTTTAGTATCTACCTTGCAAAAGAAGTGAATCTCTATGGAAGTTTAATGATTGATGACTGGCAAGTTGACAATGCAAGCCTTGTTGATTTAGAACCTAATGCTTGGGCAGGACAGTTAGGTTTACGAGTCGCAAATGTCTTAAAATCATTCGATGTCAATGGCACCGATGCTTTCTTGGAATTGACAACAGCAATGAACCGAACTTATCACCAGCGTTCAGCTTTTCAATTTCAAAGATTTGTATTTGGAGATAACCCCATTGCACACCCTCTTGGAACAGACTTTCAATCTTTAGAAATCGGTTTTTCACATTGGCTGTTTAAGTTTTTAAGATTTTCAGGAAACTGGTTACAAGTCAATAAAGGGGAAGGGAATTTATTTGGTCCTTACACAACCCCTTGGCTTGATAGAAACCCGGATGGTACGCCTAAATATTCTTTAGCGAGTGGTTATTCTGAACCAACCCCCTATTTTAGAGAGGGAATCTCCGCGGTTGAAAAAAGAACTGCACTTTCATTTGGGGTGTTTTATCAACCTTCAAGTACGTTTAATGTCGAATTGAATTTGACCCATATTTGGAGAACAAATGCTGATAACGTGATTGGTAAAGAAAAGACCGATTTGCAAATTTTTGGGCGAATTCAATTGGAATTACAGCCTTTCTTGAACCTTTTTTAACATCACGAATTCATCGAAATGGGGGCAAAGATTGACCCTTATCACAAATTTAATATGCAATCGAAACAAAGCACAAAGAAAGGGCGTATATTTGCATCAGTTCAGGTACAATATGTTCTTTGCACTTCAAAGACTTTGCTTCCTACTTAGCAAAGCATCCTTTGTTGTTTTGTTTTGTTGTTTTGTTGATAGAGAGTCCCGTTGAGAACCAACGGGGCTTTTTTTTGCACTGAATCTTTTTGTTTCCTTCAAACTTTATTCTCCCAAATAAGGGTTATTGACCTATCAAACATTCACTAAACTTCGATGGTCAATTTTAAGATATTCTACTCTGTTATTCTTAGGCATTCATTTCAAGACCCTATTCGATTTCTGATTTCAATTTTAGGTGTAGCAATCGGCGTAGGCGTTTTATTATCCATAAGGATTTCAAATTACTCCGCCCTAACTGCTTTTGAATCCACAATTGACTATCTCAGTGGGAAAGCAAACCTTCAAGTTATTTCTAAATCAAATACTTCATTTGATGAGGAAGAATTTGGAAAACTCTCAATCGTCAATTCAACGACACCGATTGTTTCGGCACTAACTCCAG
Protein-coding regions in this window:
- a CDS encoding capsule assembly Wzi family protein, with amino-acid sequence MKIPVSLKLILLLALLYSPISLKASGETFPAGHWAYDVIEQLIVRGYLPKLADAAKPFERVDVAKALIATDKSLIEDRVTLWLFNKLEQELENEIEWLRDGVFPVSGIRLGLRPELITEQREDDYAWRESTPNVAENLAFGARVRNRLRAAFHFEKDWVAYSSMIIQQEGAFDLVRARTYGGKQAYFEQGFIAYHGDLFRVKFGRDYLNWGYGRRSLVISNTAGPIDHLLLQLNTQTIRVTYFAAQLDKFQIMSDQLLPLGSDTALVQSFVERYMVGTRVDLNLIANSVRLGIWQTVIFDGKNRSADFRNFNPMMIFYGTQSNDNQETNPSIGADFSIYLAKEVNLYGSLMIDDWQVDNASLVDLEPNAWAGQLGLRVANVLKSFDVNGTDAFLELTTAMNRTYHQRSAFQFQRFVFGDNPIAHPLGTDFQSLEIGFSHWLFKFLRFSGNWLQVNKGEGNLFGPYTTPWLDRNPDGTPKYSLASGYSEPTPYFREGISAVEKRTALSFGVFYQPSSTFNVELNLTHIWRTNADNVIGKEKTDLQIFGRIQLELQPFLNLF
- a CDS encoding sigma 54-interacting transcriptional regulator, with the translated sequence MDQDILHLLEHSGIITASSEVRRIFLLAFKVAKTDATILITGESGTGKEILARWIHQQSNRVRKPYIAINCGAIAESILESELFGHEKGSFTGATGLRKGHFESADGGTLFLDEVGEMPLETQVKLLRVLESGEYQRVGSSQTLKGDVRIIAATNRSLEAEILQKKFRSDLYYRLKTVELRLPPLRERREDILPLAEKFIIDFELKHGLKFPGFTNEGTESLLSYTYPGNVRELRNILESLLIVENKGKITSEVLSKYFQNSLRALESKSESISNGSKLLAAHSTTSLSKREELVPQSLYWESLQNFHSQDAGNQQELILRALLQLQTDMSEVKSALTALLSEKHTFSSKYNSDSQNDAITKMISPPLQIQPPNLELSEPNEIGKIVNEKDSLKKSLLHTVLQEFATKARVEGKTPTLEELERYAILETLKKNLGNKRKTAEALGITERTLYRKLNSYKIQTDT
- the hisH gene encoding imidazole glycerol phosphate synthase subunit HisH — encoded protein: MIGILDYGAGNLKSVQKAFEYLKIDSKICEHPKEALIADKILIPGVGAFGKAIEALRKSSFEDTIFHAIQLQKPVLGICLGMQLLLSRSEELGNWNGLNIVEGNVVKFDRALGKVPLIGWNSLEEVASNSQLFKNIDPGTFFYFVHSYYCLPLEEKVVTAKSSFGNFFYAAALEKNGIFAVQFHPEKSGLGGLQVLKNFASL